One window of the Halobacteriovorax sp. JY17 genome contains the following:
- a CDS encoding ABC transporter ATP-binding protein, which produces MSENILSIKNLTIEFKSEDETIRAVKSLSLDIPKGKTVGLVGESGSGKSVTSLAIMGLIPNPPGRISEGEILFHGQDLTKMSQDQMRKIRGNKIGMIFQEPMTSLNPVYTVGNQIDEVLVLHQGKSKKEARKRTIELLDEVGIPSPSESVNKYPHQMSGGQKQRVMIAMAMACEPELLICDEPTTALDVTIQKQVLELMFDLQRKHGMSMLFITHDLAVIADIADEVAVMFRGDLVEKNTTKKLFENPQHPYTKGLLACRPSLVENTKRLLTVEDFVGGVATNEADLEPLKKEIKVARPISEEENPVILEIKNFKKYFPIKGGLFGRTVDQFKAVDDINIKVRKGRTLGLVGESGCGKTTLGRAILRLIEPTGGEVLYHGQDITKISPEEMRLLRRKMQIIFQDPYSSLNPRMTIGDIITEPMVIHNIGNSKKERYQVAADLLEKVGLKGDHLNRYPHEFSGGQRQRICIARALGLKPEFIICDESVSALDVSVQAQVLNLLQDLQDEFDLTYIFISHDLSVVKYISDEICVMNKGQIVEYASSDEIYKNPKDPYTQKLLSAIPKGVPKELLQE; this is translated from the coding sequence ATGTCAGAAAACATTTTAAGTATTAAAAATTTAACTATTGAATTTAAATCTGAGGACGAAACAATTCGCGCTGTAAAAAGCCTCAGTTTAGATATCCCAAAAGGAAAGACTGTAGGACTCGTTGGTGAGTCAGGTTCAGGGAAGTCTGTAACCTCTCTTGCAATCATGGGTCTTATTCCTAATCCTCCAGGTAGAATTTCAGAAGGCGAAATACTCTTTCACGGTCAAGACCTCACTAAAATGAGCCAAGATCAAATGAGAAAAATTCGTGGAAATAAAATCGGAATGATTTTTCAAGAACCGATGACTTCTCTAAATCCTGTTTACACTGTTGGGAATCAAATTGATGAAGTTCTAGTACTTCACCAAGGGAAGTCCAAGAAAGAAGCAAGAAAGAGAACCATTGAACTCTTAGATGAAGTTGGAATTCCTTCACCATCAGAGTCAGTAAATAAATATCCTCACCAAATGTCTGGTGGTCAAAAACAAAGAGTCATGATTGCCATGGCCATGGCCTGTGAACCAGAATTACTTATTTGTGATGAACCTACGACAGCTCTTGATGTAACAATTCAAAAGCAAGTTCTCGAGCTCATGTTTGATCTTCAAAGAAAGCATGGAATGTCGATGCTCTTTATTACGCACGACCTTGCAGTAATCGCAGATATCGCTGACGAAGTAGCTGTTATGTTCCGTGGTGACCTTGTTGAAAAGAATACGACAAAGAAACTGTTTGAAAACCCACAGCATCCATATACTAAAGGGCTGCTTGCCTGTAGACCTTCTCTCGTTGAAAATACAAAAAGACTTCTCACTGTTGAAGACTTTGTGGGTGGAGTTGCTACTAATGAAGCTGACCTAGAGCCTCTTAAGAAAGAAATTAAAGTGGCGAGACCAATCAGCGAAGAAGAAAATCCAGTAATTCTTGAAATTAAAAACTTTAAGAAATACTTCCCTATCAAGGGCGGACTTTTTGGAAGAACTGTTGATCAATTCAAAGCCGTAGATGATATTAATATTAAAGTGAGAAAAGGTAGAACTCTTGGTCTTGTTGGTGAATCTGGTTGTGGAAAAACAACATTAGGAAGAGCTATTTTAAGACTAATCGAACCGACAGGTGGAGAAGTTCTCTATCACGGTCAGGATATCACTAAGATTTCACCAGAAGAAATGAGACTGCTTAGAAGAAAGATGCAGATCATCTTCCAAGATCCTTACTCTTCTCTTAATCCAAGAATGACGATTGGAGATATCATTACAGAGCCAATGGTTATTCATAATATTGGTAACTCTAAGAAAGAAAGATACCAAGTTGCTGCTGATTTACTAGAGAAGGTAGGACTAAAGGGCGATCACTTAAATAGATACCCTCATGAGTTCTCTGGTGGTCAAAGACAAAGAATCTGTATCGCAAGAGCACTTGGGCTAAAGCCTGAATTCATCATTTGTGATGAATCAGTTTCTGCTCTAGACGTTTCGGTACAAGCTCAGGTTCTAAATCTACTACAGGACCTTCAGGACGAGTTTGATTTGACTTATATTTTCATTTCTCACGACCTCTCTGTTGTTAAATACATCTCTGATGAGATCTGTGTAATGAATAAAGGCCAAATTGTTGAGTATGCGTCCTCTGACGAAATCTACAAAAATCCTAAAGATCCATACACTCAAAAACTGCTCAGCGCGATCCCAAAAGGCGTCCCTAAAGAGCTTTTACAAGAGTAA
- a CDS encoding response regulator, translating to MKSILIVDDEVQICEMMADLLESRGYSIQMAHSGNEGVKLFQQSSFDLIVSDVRMPDGDGFELARQIGEIDENFKKIIFVTGYLDVETTPIPGNVKKYFKKPVRFKELISFIEELLDED from the coding sequence ATGAAAAGTATCTTAATTGTTGATGATGAAGTTCAAATTTGTGAAATGATGGCCGATCTACTTGAGTCTAGGGGTTACTCGATTCAAATGGCTCATAGCGGTAATGAGGGAGTAAAGCTTTTTCAGCAGTCGTCATTCGATTTAATTGTGAGTGATGTTCGTATGCCTGATGGCGATGGTTTTGAGTTGGCGAGACAGATAGGTGAAATAGATGAAAATTTTAAGAAAATAATTTTTGTCACAGGCTATCTTGATGTGGAAACAACACCGATTCCAGGCAATGTGAAAAAATATTTTAAAAAACCTGTTCGTTTTAAAGAGTTGATAAGTTTTATAGAAGAGCTTTTAGACGAAGATTAG
- a CDS encoding LysR family transcriptional regulator: MERLNFNHLYYFYIVAKEGSIKAASEKLFVSQPTISDQIKLLEDYFDCQLFERRNRSLFLSTEGEFALNYAEGIFSQGRELTRRLRNQIQIPKKSIDIGVTHFMSHHFLYETILPLFNQEEIVVNVKEGQKHLLLADLEEENLDMVFTDGQDLTSSSMSSYRIGVNKTYVVAHKKYQKYKKGFPESLAKLPFFNYTKNSYLKYEIELFFSKNSITPKVIGEGDDRDLMEMVTVQGLAFTIVPEAAKQKFCTNKNLIVLGEIAELQTSVWGIIKKNYTGYGYQLLKNKL, encoded by the coding sequence ATGGAAAGATTAAATTTTAACCACTTATACTACTTCTATATTGTGGCAAAAGAGGGCTCAATAAAGGCAGCTTCAGAGAAGCTCTTCGTGTCTCAGCCGACAATTAGTGATCAGATAAAACTGCTTGAGGACTATTTTGATTGCCAGCTGTTTGAGAGAAGAAATAGAAGTCTATTTCTATCAACGGAAGGAGAGTTTGCCCTTAATTATGCTGAGGGGATCTTCTCTCAAGGTAGAGAGTTGACTAGGCGACTTCGTAATCAGATACAGATTCCTAAAAAGTCTATTGATATTGGTGTGACACACTTCATGTCGCATCACTTTCTTTATGAAACAATTCTACCTCTCTTTAATCAAGAGGAGATTGTTGTCAACGTGAAAGAGGGACAAAAGCATTTGCTATTAGCAGACTTAGAAGAAGAAAATTTGGATATGGTTTTCACTGATGGGCAAGACTTAACATCAAGTTCTATGAGTTCTTATCGGATAGGGGTCAATAAGACTTATGTCGTGGCCCATAAGAAATATCAAAAGTACAAGAAAGGCTTTCCCGAATCTTTGGCAAAACTTCCTTTTTTTAACTATACAAAAAACTCTTACTTAAAATATGAAATAGAGTTATTCTTTTCAAAAAATTCCATTACTCCAAAAGTTATTGGAGAAGGGGATGATAGAGACTTAATGGAGATGGTTACGGTTCAAGGACTTGCTTTTACGATTGTTCCTGAAGCCGCAAAACAGAAGTTTTGTACCAACAAAAATTTGATTGTTCTGGGAGAGATTGCAGAGCTTCAAACCTCTGTTTGGGGAATTATCAAAAAGAATTATACTGGATATGGGTACCAGTTATTGAAAAATAAGCTTTAG
- a CDS encoding succinylglutamate desuccinylase/aspartoacylase family protein, producing MEKILTVKTKEDLKIASLKRGQVHRLQIHVADNSLGVPWKVPIVIIRGMEKGATLGVTAALHGDELNGISTIFKLIENVNPKKLKGTLVLVPICNTPGYLLNQRQFSDNVDLNRIMPGQPEGSPSKIYAHHFINKIVSKFDYLLDLHTASHGRVNSLYIRADIEDEECQRLAYLQNPQIIVKKYDEEGTLRSWANKNGIPAITIEIGNPNAFQHTLIDETLEGILNTMKFLKMVEGEVQDLVTNAVVCDESYWINSTKGGVVDVLPGLTDTVKKGQLIAIVYDVFGQIKEEIVADRAGIVIGKNTRPNCDAGTRLVHLGIGFIDPLPEEIPGHDEYEEHA from the coding sequence ATGGAAAAAATTTTAACAGTAAAAACGAAAGAAGATTTAAAAATAGCCTCATTGAAAAGAGGGCAAGTTCATAGATTGCAAATTCACGTTGCAGATAATTCATTAGGAGTTCCTTGGAAGGTACCTATTGTGATTATTCGTGGAATGGAAAAAGGGGCAACTCTAGGAGTTACCGCTGCTCTACACGGAGATGAGTTAAATGGAATATCGACAATCTTTAAATTGATAGAGAATGTTAATCCTAAGAAACTCAAGGGAACTCTAGTTCTTGTGCCTATATGTAATACTCCAGGATATCTTCTTAATCAGAGACAATTTTCTGACAATGTAGATCTTAACCGGATTATGCCAGGTCAGCCAGAGGGAAGCCCGAGTAAAATTTATGCCCACCATTTTATCAATAAAATTGTTTCTAAATTTGATTACTTATTAGATCTGCATACTGCAAGTCATGGACGTGTTAATAGTCTCTATATAAGAGCAGATATTGAAGATGAGGAGTGTCAACGTTTAGCTTATCTACAAAATCCTCAAATCATTGTAAAAAAATATGATGAAGAGGGAACTCTTAGAAGCTGGGCAAATAAGAACGGTATTCCAGCAATTACTATTGAAATTGGAAACCCTAACGCCTTTCAACACACTCTGATTGATGAGACTTTGGAAGGAATTCTAAATACAATGAAATTTCTTAAAATGGTTGAAGGGGAGGTTCAGGACTTAGTCACTAATGCAGTTGTCTGTGATGAGTCTTACTGGATCAATTCTACCAAGGGAGGAGTTGTAGATGTTCTTCCAGGGCTAACGGATACAGTGAAGAAGGGACAATTAATTGCTATCGTCTATGATGTATTTGGACAAATAAAAGAAGAGATCGTTGCTGATCGTGCAGGAATTGTTATCGGTAAGAATACAAGGCCAAATTGCGATGCAGGTACTAGGCTTGTGCATTTAGGAATTGGATTTATTGATCCATTACCAGAAGAGATCCCAGGCCACGACGAGTATGAAGAGCATGCATAG
- the modA gene encoding molybdate ABC transporter substrate-binding protein, which translates to MKLFFFSLIFLSQISVTAKVPTIAVATNFNHAMNSIVEKFERKYKKKIQVSYGSTGSLYSQIILGAPFDAFFSADTKTIDLLIKEDIGIKETKISYALGSLVFLCEKCPRPFDWREIITKSDSKIAIANPKLAPYGQAANEVVESLGDSSSVRERFVFGSSIGQAFQFIRTGNIPFGFVAKSLVIADHLDKSKYQEVSMKLYTPIEQGAVILKKTKLLNEVELFFSFLKSKEVREIILNNGYLLKEIADAK; encoded by the coding sequence GTGAAGCTCTTCTTTTTCTCGTTAATATTTCTTAGTCAAATATCAGTCACTGCAAAAGTTCCAACTATTGCAGTGGCCACTAACTTTAATCATGCGATGAACTCTATCGTCGAAAAGTTCGAAAGAAAATATAAGAAGAAAATTCAAGTGAGTTATGGATCAACTGGAAGTCTTTATTCTCAGATAATATTGGGGGCTCCTTTTGATGCTTTCTTTTCTGCTGATACAAAGACTATTGATCTTCTAATTAAAGAAGATATTGGAATTAAGGAAACAAAGATCTCTTATGCTTTGGGCTCACTTGTTTTTCTCTGTGAAAAGTGTCCAAGGCCCTTTGATTGGCGAGAGATTATAACTAAGAGTGATTCAAAAATAGCTATAGCAAATCCAAAGCTTGCTCCTTATGGGCAAGCCGCGAATGAGGTAGTAGAGAGTTTAGGGGACTCTAGTAGTGTTAGAGAGAGATTTGTTTTCGGTTCAAGTATTGGACAAGCATTTCAATTCATAAGAACTGGAAATATTCCTTTTGGTTTTGTTGCAAAGTCTTTAGTTATTGCTGATCATCTGGATAAGTCTAAGTATCAAGAAGTTTCAATGAAATTATACACTCCTATAGAGCAGGGAGCCGTTATTTTAAAGAAAACGAAACTTCTTAATGAAGTAGAACTCTTCTTTTCATTTTTAAAATCAAAAGAAGTAAGAGAAATTATTTTAAATAATGGATACTTATTAAAAGAGATTGCTGATGCCAAGTAG
- the modB gene encoding molybdate ABC transporter permease subunit has protein sequence MPSSESIILTLKVALCTTFLLLLISTPLAWWVIGLKKKYRILIESLLALPLILPPTVLGFYLLIILNPNGMIATFFKALGHSGQLTFNFTGLVIGSVIYSLPFTVQPLINSFSKVPKIYLDSARLMGASGLDRFRSIVIPLSKSGFVLGGILSFAHTIGEFGVVMMIGGNIPGVTRVVSIDIFNHVEALEFKEAHQLSLIMLLFSLIILIVIYSINSSKRVTND, from the coding sequence ATGCCAAGTAGTGAATCAATTATTCTCACTTTAAAAGTTGCTCTTTGTACAACTTTTCTTCTTCTTCTCATTTCAACTCCACTTGCTTGGTGGGTTATTGGACTTAAGAAGAAATACCGAATTCTTATCGAATCCCTCTTGGCGCTGCCTTTAATACTCCCTCCAACTGTTCTAGGCTTTTACTTACTAATCATTCTAAATCCAAATGGAATGATTGCGACTTTTTTTAAAGCATTAGGACATTCAGGACAATTAACTTTTAATTTTACAGGTCTTGTTATCGGTTCAGTGATTTACTCTCTACCATTCACTGTGCAACCTTTAATTAATTCCTTTTCAAAAGTCCCTAAGATTTATCTTGATTCAGCAAGATTAATGGGGGCGAGTGGACTTGATCGCTTTAGAAGTATAGTAATTCCTTTAAGCAAGAGTGGCTTTGTTCTTGGGGGAATTTTGAGCTTTGCTCATACCATTGGTGAGTTTGGCGTGGTGATGATGATTGGAGGGAATATCCCAGGAGTAACTAGAGTTGTCTCTATTGATATTTTTAATCATGTGGAGGCCCTTGAGTTTAAAGAGGCACATCAGCTCTCTTTGATTATGCTGCTCTTTTCTTTAATTATCTTAATTGTTATTTATTCAATCAATTCTTCAAAGAGAGTTACTAATGATTGA
- a CDS encoding ATP-binding cassette domain-containing protein — translation MIEGNFTVNYPGFSLSTGNFKIRENEITIIYGDSGSGKSTFLNCIAGIEKGYSGEISLKEESVIGYVFQRSSLFPHLNVRENLEYSYRRCIEPQYSFEEIVNLLSMRELLDKDIEDLSGGEIQRVSIGRSILSSPDILLMDEPLSALHSDAKSEIIQLILSIRKRIKIPILIVTHSRSELVSLCDSAIYIKRNSPIEQLSREEVLLRIDSRGPINFIPNEMVKKFNLKIALNSFEGLIIHSANILVMKANFEGPIFSNHLRCFLSSVSDFDESFVILELEYFENNFLYSKLSKENFKSLSISIGEGLVALFGPESHIV, via the coding sequence ATGATTGAAGGTAACTTTACTGTAAATTATCCCGGATTTAGTTTATCAACTGGTAATTTCAAAATTAGAGAAAATGAAATCACTATAATTTACGGTGACTCGGGAAGTGGGAAATCAACATTTCTAAATTGCATTGCTGGAATTGAAAAAGGCTATAGTGGTGAGATAAGTTTGAAAGAAGAGTCTGTAATAGGTTACGTCTTTCAGAGAAGCTCTCTCTTTCCTCATCTCAATGTTAGAGAGAATTTAGAATATTCCTATCGAAGATGTATTGAGCCTCAATATAGTTTTGAAGAAATTGTGAATCTCCTAAGTATGAGAGAATTACTTGATAAAGACATTGAGGATCTTTCGGGGGGAGAAATTCAAAGAGTCTCAATTGGAAGGTCTATTCTCTCTTCTCCTGATATTCTTTTAATGGATGAGCCTTTGAGCGCTCTTCACTCAGACGCGAAGTCTGAAATTATTCAATTGATTCTCAGTATTAGAAAGAGAATTAAAATTCCTATTTTAATTGTAACTCATTCTAGGAGTGAGTTAGTTTCACTTTGTGATAGCGCAATCTATATTAAGAGAAATTCTCCAATAGAGCAGTTAAGTAGAGAAGAGGTCCTCTTAAGAATTGATAGTAGAGGACCTATTAATTTTATCCCTAATGAAATGGTGAAAAAATTTAATCTAAAAATAGCACTTAATAGCTTTGAAGGTTTAATCATTCACTCTGCAAATATTCTAGTAATGAAAGCTAACTTCGAAGGCCCTATTTTTTCAAATCATTTAAGATGTTTTCTTTCTAGTGTTAGTGATTTTGATGAGTCGTTTGTTATTTTGGAATTAGAATATTTTGAAAACAATTTTCTCTATTCAAAATTAAGCAAAGAAAATTTTAAATCACTCTCTATCTCAATAGGAGAGGGGCTTGTGGCGCTTTTTGGCCCCGAATCACATATCGTTTAA